A portion of the Acidobacteriaceae bacterium genome contains these proteins:
- a CDS encoding DUF1731 domain-containing protein: MRILIPGGSGQVGTILARHLTHTGHTVTVLSRKPTPQPWQTLAWDGQNPGPWVEELHRSEVVINLSGRSVNCRYNAANRREIIDSRVKPTLLLGQLIAASPTPPRIWMNASTSTFYRNALDRPQDEFTGELGDLPTERGTREPANQPETWSFSIDVANQWEQALAAIPTPQTRKIRLRSSMVMSPDAGGVFSVLSHLARIGLGGSQGSGKQYVSWIHDIDFCRIVDVLLQHPEIAAPSNGVVNMTAPNPLPNREFMQILRKGWGMPIGFPATKWMLEIGTFLMRTESELVLKSRRAVPTLLLNEGYEFAFPTWSSAVTNLVRRSRPA; the protein is encoded by the coding sequence ATGCGCATCCTCATCCCTGGCGGCTCTGGCCAGGTCGGCACCATCCTCGCTCGCCACCTCACACATACCGGCCACACCGTCACCGTGCTCTCGCGCAAGCCAACACCTCAACCCTGGCAGACGCTCGCATGGGATGGCCAGAACCCCGGCCCGTGGGTTGAAGAACTCCACCGCAGCGAAGTGGTCATCAACCTCTCCGGCCGCTCGGTCAACTGCCGTTATAACGCCGCCAATCGCCGCGAAATCATTGACTCCCGCGTCAAGCCCACCCTGCTGCTCGGTCAGCTCATCGCCGCGTCCCCCACGCCTCCGCGCATCTGGATGAACGCCAGCACCAGCACCTTCTATCGCAACGCGCTCGACCGTCCGCAGGACGAGTTCACCGGCGAACTCGGTGACCTTCCCACCGAACGCGGCACTCGCGAACCAGCCAACCAGCCCGAGACCTGGAGCTTCTCCATCGACGTCGCAAACCAATGGGAGCAGGCCCTCGCCGCCATCCCCACACCGCAGACGCGCAAGATCCGCCTACGCTCCTCCATGGTCATGAGCCCAGACGCCGGCGGAGTCTTCTCCGTGCTCTCCCATCTCGCCCGCATCGGTCTCGGCGGCTCGCAAGGCTCCGGCAAGCAGTACGTCTCGTGGATCCACGACATCGACTTCTGCCGCATCGTCGACGTTCTCCTCCAGCATCCCGAAATCGCCGCCCCCTCCAACGGCGTCGTCAACATGACCGCGCCGAACCCGCTCCCCAACCGCGAGTTCATGCAGATTCTCCGCAAGGGATGGGGCATGCCCATCGGCTTTCCCGCCACAAAGTGGATGCTCGAAATCGGTACCTTCCTGATGCGGACCGAAAGCGAGCTCGTCCTCAAAAGCCGCCGGGCCGTCCCCACCCTGCTGCTCAACGAAGGCTACGAGTTCGCCTTCCCCACCTGGTCCAGCGCGGTCACCAACCTCGTTCGTCGCAGCCGTCCGGCATAG
- a CDS encoding TetR/AcrR family transcriptional regulator C-terminal domain-containing protein: protein MKVHREMVVRAGVELLQEVGLEQLTLRRLAAHLGIQAPTLYWHFKSKQDLIDAMATMILGEGAERLVPKKRSGDWRVWMNAYGNGLRELLLEYRDGARVVEGSRLQDTVYMEATERVAAVLMEAGFTLREAVVVFSAVYTFTIGFVTEEQAVYPKPGERSAAYDLEKRKEWLDPKRLPLMRQAGGVLLDRFDLRFKDSLRMILRGAEVEREP from the coding sequence TTGAAAGTTCATCGCGAGATGGTGGTTCGAGCCGGGGTGGAGTTGCTGCAGGAGGTGGGGCTGGAGCAGTTGACGCTGCGTCGGCTGGCAGCCCATCTGGGCATTCAGGCGCCGACGTTGTACTGGCACTTCAAGAGTAAGCAAGACCTGATCGACGCGATGGCGACGATGATTCTTGGCGAGGGTGCGGAGCGGCTTGTGCCGAAGAAGCGAAGCGGCGATTGGCGGGTGTGGATGAACGCCTACGGCAATGGTCTGCGGGAGTTGTTGCTGGAGTATCGTGACGGCGCGCGCGTGGTGGAAGGCTCGCGGCTGCAGGATACGGTCTACATGGAGGCGACAGAGCGCGTTGCGGCTGTGCTGATGGAGGCGGGGTTTACTTTGCGCGAGGCGGTCGTGGTTTTCAGCGCGGTTTATACGTTCACGATTGGCTTTGTGACCGAGGAGCAGGCCGTGTATCCGAAGCCAGGAGAGCGGTCTGCTGCCTACGATCTGGAGAAACGCAAGGAGTGGCTCGATCCGAAACGCCTGCCGCTGATGCGGCAGGCTGGAGGCGTCTTGCTGGACCGTTTCGATTTGCGTTTCAAGGACAGCCTGCGGATGATTCTGCGCGGAGCCGAGGTCGAGCGGGAGCCTTAG
- a CDS encoding zinc-binding alcohol dehydrogenase family protein, whose amino-acid sequence MKAAVITTAGQPPVYADAPEPSPKAGELLLRVQASALSQLAKGRAAGTHYSADNVLGTIAGVDGVGLTDDGRRVYFALPDAPNGAMAERTAVPASRIIELPEEIDTIEAAAIANPGMSVRTALVLRANFQPGETVLINGATGAAGKLCVQVARHLGAGRILVSGRNAAALEELRALGADIVVPFSIDASNEGSQAFEDALKPHVAEGIDVVIDYLWGASAQTILTTIAKAAESTSPVRFVQVGSMSGGNIQLPSAALRSSPLVLMGSGLKSVPLDRLLDSVSNIFRIYKAAGLQVSTKTVPLTNVSTTWLQDSRERIVFTTQS is encoded by the coding sequence ATGAAAGCAGCCGTTATCACCACCGCAGGCCAGCCCCCCGTCTACGCCGACGCGCCCGAGCCATCGCCAAAAGCAGGCGAGCTCCTCCTCCGCGTCCAGGCCTCTGCTCTCAGCCAACTCGCCAAGGGGCGCGCAGCAGGCACCCACTACAGCGCCGACAACGTCCTCGGCACCATCGCCGGGGTAGACGGTGTCGGCCTCACCGACGATGGCCGCCGCGTCTACTTCGCCCTGCCTGACGCGCCCAACGGGGCCATGGCCGAGCGCACCGCTGTCCCCGCAAGCCGCATCATCGAACTCCCCGAAGAGATCGACACCATCGAGGCCGCAGCCATCGCTAACCCCGGCATGTCCGTCCGGACCGCTCTCGTCCTCCGCGCCAACTTTCAGCCCGGCGAAACGGTGCTCATCAACGGTGCCACCGGCGCAGCCGGTAAGCTCTGCGTGCAGGTCGCGCGACACCTCGGCGCAGGCCGCATCCTCGTCTCCGGACGCAACGCCGCCGCGCTCGAAGAGCTTCGTGCCCTGGGCGCAGACATCGTCGTTCCCTTCAGCATCGACGCCAGCAACGAAGGCAGCCAAGCCTTCGAAGACGCTCTCAAGCCCCACGTCGCCGAAGGCATCGACGTCGTCATCGACTACCTCTGGGGAGCAAGCGCGCAGACCATCCTCACCACTATCGCAAAAGCCGCCGAGAGCACATCCCCCGTTCGCTTCGTGCAGGTCGGCTCTATGAGCGGCGGCAACATCCAGCTCCCCTCAGCCGCCCTGCGCTCTTCCCCACTTGTCCTGATGGGTAGCGGCCTCAAGAGCGTTCCCCTGGACCGCCTCCTCGACTCCGTCAGCAATATCTTCCGCATCTACAAAGCTGCAGGCCTGCAGGTCAGCACAAAAACCGTCCCGCTCACAAACGTCTCCACAACCTGGCTGCAGGACTCACGCGAACGCATCGTCTTTACAACCCAATCCTAA